A single window of Thalassoroseus pseudoceratinae DNA harbors:
- a CDS encoding cyclase family protein — MMKLTRILFGLFVIFAVTDLSAEELIPTRSLKHAVDLSYALNSKNAYWPGENYYPFQLRTLATLEKDGVLSKAFRMPEHLGTHIDAPNHFEPNQPSVDQIPLVDLIGLGVVLDISLKAEANADAMLTVEDIHQWERQHGEIPQRAIVLLNTGWGRFWENPTRYQNRDSRGELHFPSYSPEAAEFLVNERSVLGIGVDNMSIDRGISKKFQVHHIVNKAGKFGLENVARLQNLPPKGFTLIVAPIKLETGTGGPTRIWAVLDDPPSE, encoded by the coding sequence ATGATGAAGCTGACACGAATTCTTTTCGGACTGTTCGTGATATTCGCCGTTACGGATTTGTCTGCTGAGGAATTGATTCCGACTCGGTCACTGAAGCATGCCGTCGATCTGAGTTATGCGTTGAATTCGAAAAACGCGTATTGGCCAGGCGAGAATTACTATCCGTTTCAATTACGCACCTTGGCGACGTTGGAGAAGGATGGTGTGCTGTCGAAGGCGTTTCGCATGCCAGAGCATCTGGGCACGCACATCGATGCCCCCAACCACTTTGAACCGAATCAACCGTCGGTTGATCAAATCCCGCTTGTCGATCTCATTGGTCTGGGTGTGGTGCTAGACATTTCATTGAAAGCGGAAGCTAATGCAGATGCGATGCTGACCGTCGAAGACATCCACCAATGGGAACGTCAACACGGCGAAATCCCACAACGTGCGATTGTGCTGCTCAACACCGGTTGGGGACGATTCTGGGAAAACCCGACACGCTACCAGAACCGAGATTCCCGTGGCGAACTGCATTTCCCGTCCTACTCACCTGAGGCCGCCGAATTTCTTGTGAACGAACGGAGTGTCCTCGGGATTGGTGTCGACAATATGAGTATTGACCGGGGGATTTCCAAGAAGTTCCAGGTCCATCACATCGTCAACAAAGCGGGGAAATTCGGACTAGAAAACGTTGCCCGTTTACAGAATCTTCCGCCAAAGGGTTTCACGCTGATCGTGGCTCCCATCAAACTCGAAACCGGAACCGGCGGGCCAACTCGAATTTGGGCCGTGTTGGACGATCCACCATCAGAGTGA
- a CDS encoding NAD(P)/FAD-dependent oxidoreductase yields the protein MPNLATDVAIIGAGMSGLVCGQALQHVGLRVTIFEKSRGVGGRMATRRTDSEISCDHGAQYFTVSDSAFESTLEKWQQQGVVARWRAPIVEIKNGEILEDKSETNRFVGMPRMNSVCHSLADELEIHTQTRILAPRRDEDAWELYDENEQLVSRSKTVLCTTPAPQAVELLSAVPSLVQQIHDVEMKPCWALVMVLEVGLDLSYGGAFINGSELSWIACNSSKPGREASPEVWVLHASAEWSQHHLQDSPESIERALLRAFQRETGRCPSAIRKSWTHRWRYAQPSNPLPSRYLFDEHSRIGVCGDWCGGPRVEGAFQSGLALANRVIEFSAH from the coding sequence ATGCCGAACCTTGCCACGGACGTTGCGATTATTGGAGCCGGAATGTCGGGGTTAGTCTGTGGGCAAGCACTGCAGCATGTCGGACTTCGGGTCACAATCTTCGAGAAAAGTCGGGGCGTCGGCGGACGAATGGCCACGCGTCGTACGGACTCGGAGATTTCCTGCGATCACGGAGCCCAATATTTCACAGTGAGCGATTCGGCATTCGAATCCACGCTTGAGAAATGGCAACAACAAGGAGTTGTCGCTCGCTGGCGGGCACCGATTGTGGAAATCAAGAACGGTGAAATCCTCGAAGATAAATCGGAGACGAACCGTTTTGTCGGCATGCCACGCATGAATTCCGTCTGTCATTCATTGGCGGATGAGTTAGAGATTCACACGCAAACCCGAATTCTCGCCCCCCGTCGCGATGAAGACGCATGGGAATTGTACGACGAGAATGAGCAACTCGTCAGTCGCTCGAAAACTGTCTTGTGCACGACGCCGGCTCCGCAAGCCGTGGAGCTGCTGTCGGCAGTGCCTTCGTTGGTCCAGCAAATCCACGACGTCGAGATGAAACCCTGTTGGGCACTTGTAATGGTACTCGAGGTCGGTCTGGATCTTTCGTACGGCGGGGCGTTCATCAACGGGTCGGAACTCTCATGGATAGCCTGCAATTCGAGCAAGCCCGGACGCGAGGCATCGCCGGAGGTTTGGGTTTTGCATGCATCCGCCGAATGGAGCCAACACCATCTTCAGGATTCGCCAGAGTCGATTGAACGAGCACTTTTGAGAGCATTTCAACGAGAGACAGGCCGATGTCCGTCGGCAATCCGCAAGAGTTGGACGCATCGCTGGCGGTATGCACAGCCATCCAATCCGTTGCCTTCACGATATCTGTTCGATGAACACAGTCGAATCGGCGTCTGTGGTGACTGGTGTGGCGGTCCGCGGGTCGAGGGAGCTTTCCAAAGCGGCTTGGCGTTGGCGAATCGAGTCATCGAATTCTCCGCCCACTGA
- a CDS encoding HAD family hydrolase, giving the protein MIRTIVFDLGNVLLYFSHERMRQQVCQLCECSLADIQPLLDPYNGLFDQFERGQLSLREFHQQVEAVLQKTIVFQDLMNAVSDIFWLNTSMRPILRAIRERGTRLVMLSNTNAAHIEFAKRHFDLFDEFDAEVFSYEVKAVKPEKAIFDALLETIQCEPDQCFYTDDTPGHVQAALQLGIPSGVFTDARTFLAQLREQGYDLSMGETK; this is encoded by the coding sequence ATGATCCGCACGATTGTTTTCGATTTGGGTAACGTTTTACTGTACTTTTCGCATGAACGAATGCGTCAACAGGTTTGTCAGTTGTGCGAATGCTCGCTAGCGGACATCCAACCGTTGCTCGATCCGTACAACGGATTGTTCGATCAGTTTGAGCGAGGGCAGCTTTCCCTTCGAGAGTTTCATCAACAGGTCGAGGCGGTATTACAGAAGACGATCGTGTTTCAGGATTTGATGAACGCGGTGAGCGATATCTTCTGGCTGAACACGTCCATGCGTCCGATCCTTCGAGCAATTCGCGAGCGGGGCACTCGATTGGTGATGCTGTCGAACACGAACGCCGCCCATATCGAATTTGCCAAGCGGCACTTCGACCTGTTCGACGAGTTTGACGCTGAAGTGTTCTCGTATGAGGTCAAGGCGGTCAAACCGGAGAAGGCGATTTTCGACGCGTTGTTGGAAACGATTCAATGCGAGCCGGATCAATGCTTCTACACGGACGACACACCGGGCCACGTCCAAGCTGCCCTCCAATTGGGAATTCCGTCGGGTGTGTTTACGGATGCCAGAACTTTCCTCGCTCAACTCCGTGAACAAGGTTACGACCTGTCAATGGGCGAGACAAAGTAA
- a CDS encoding Gfo/Idh/MocA family protein — protein MDTTNGPLNRKLRMALVGGGKGSFIGRVHATAAVLDNRAVLVAGALSSDPQRSKESAPSYDIAPDRAYGSIDELVEKESALPEDQRIDFVSVATPNHTHFAIAKTALQAGFNVICDKPMTFDMAQAEELVGIVENSGAVFALTHNYTGYPLVRQAREMILNGELGEIQAIRSNYIQGWLRSKLEDEDNKQAKWRSDPAKSGVAGGFGDIGTHAYNLSRYMTGLIPSEISATLKVFAPGRQLDDYGCALIRFENGGLGTVTASQISHGRENDLFIEVDGTKGALAWRQETPNEMLVRRNGEPHKLYTRNPNAPYMNESGAAACRLPAGHPEAFFEAFANIYRSAYDAIVARITGAEFEKRDTIYPNVYDGVDGMNFIQQSVASSADNGAWLPFHHQACRK, from the coding sequence ATGGACACCACAAACGGGCCACTGAATCGAAAGTTGCGAATGGCTTTGGTGGGCGGCGGAAAGGGCTCGTTCATCGGACGCGTCCACGCCACTGCTGCCGTTTTGGACAACCGAGCGGTGCTCGTCGCAGGTGCCCTGTCATCCGATCCGCAACGCTCGAAGGAATCGGCACCATCTTACGACATCGCTCCGGATCGGGCTTATGGATCGATCGACGAGCTGGTCGAGAAAGAGTCCGCTCTTCCGGAAGATCAACGGATCGACTTCGTCAGCGTTGCGACGCCGAATCACACGCACTTTGCGATTGCCAAAACGGCTTTGCAGGCTGGCTTCAATGTCATCTGTGATAAACCGATGACATTCGACATGGCACAGGCGGAAGAGCTTGTGGGCATCGTTGAGAACAGCGGAGCCGTCTTCGCTCTAACGCACAACTACACCGGCTATCCGCTCGTCCGCCAAGCCCGTGAAATGATTTTGAACGGCGAACTCGGCGAAATCCAAGCCATTCGATCAAACTACATCCAAGGATGGCTGCGATCGAAACTTGAAGACGAAGATAACAAGCAAGCGAAGTGGCGGAGCGACCCGGCCAAGAGTGGCGTCGCCGGCGGATTCGGGGACATCGGCACACACGCTTACAACCTTTCCCGATACATGACGGGATTGATTCCCTCGGAGATCTCCGCCACGTTGAAGGTCTTCGCGCCGGGTCGACAACTCGACGATTACGGTTGTGCCCTGATTCGGTTCGAAAATGGCGGACTCGGCACCGTCACCGCAAGCCAAATTTCGCACGGTCGCGAGAATGACTTGTTCATCGAAGTCGATGGAACCAAAGGGGCTCTCGCATGGCGACAAGAGACCCCGAACGAAATGCTGGTCCGCCGCAATGGTGAGCCTCACAAACTCTACACTCGAAATCCGAACGCCCCGTACATGAACGAATCCGGTGCCGCCGCCTGCCGTTTGCCAGCCGGACACCCCGAAGCGTTCTTCGAAGCCTTCGCGAACATTTATCGTTCCGCGTACGATGCCATTGTCGCCCGCATCACGGGAGCCGAATTCGAGAAGCGTGACACGATCTACCCGAACGTGTACGACGGCGTCGATGGCATGAACTTCATCCAGCAATCGGTCGCGAGTAGCGCAGACAACGGAGCCTGGCTGCCGTTCCATCACCAAGCATGTCGCAAGTAA
- a CDS encoding acetolactate synthase, with the protein MAEFYDDEEDSGSGIVTEAGTMRGRDWPCLRQFGVFLENRVGSLNDLMRHLERQDLRIMALSIADSIDCCVVRLMLNHYERGRELLELSEFTVFETDVIGVQLPNVAQPYVQVCSALLRAEVSIHYSYPLLYRRGGQGAIAMYVDDIDLGLKILNQNGLRVITEKDLLEDDEDVI; encoded by the coding sequence ATGGCGGAATTCTACGACGACGAAGAGGACTCGGGCAGCGGCATTGTCACCGAAGCTGGCACAATGCGTGGTCGCGACTGGCCCTGTCTGCGTCAATTCGGCGTATTTCTCGAGAATCGTGTGGGAAGTCTCAATGACCTCATGCGACATCTCGAACGGCAAGACCTCCGGATTATGGCATTGTCCATTGCGGATTCGATTGACTGCTGCGTTGTTCGGCTGATGCTCAATCATTACGAACGTGGACGGGAGTTGCTCGAATTATCCGAGTTCACAGTCTTTGAAACGGACGTGATCGGTGTGCAACTTCCCAACGTCGCTCAGCCGTATGTCCAAGTCTGCTCAGCACTTCTGCGAGCGGAGGTCAGCATTCACTATAGCTATCCGCTGCTGTATCGTCGTGGTGGTCAGGGGGCCATCGCGATGTACGTCGACGATATTGATCTCGGCCTGAAAATCCTCAATCAGAATGGGCTGAGAGTGATCACGGAAAAAGATTTGCTCGAAGACGACGAAGATGTCATTTGA
- a CDS encoding DUF1800 domain-containing protein: MSDPQTTLDRFRPRTAWAAYYPNGGNPWDNTKVAHLLRRATFGANSEQLESGIDSRPATLVSQLLQGGAGQFEFAADMHSLVETAIASHEVKQLQAAWVVRMLSSPHPLQERLTLFWHDHFATSQAKVDSLRLMQQQNETLRQHALGHFSDLLAAMVRDPAMLIWLDSDTNRKGNPNENLAREVFELFSLGVGNYSEQDIKEAARALTGWRVQGEKAIFDPSQHDTGPKTILGQTGRWSAGDVVRIALQQPACARFLVRKVFREFVSETVELPEELLNPLADEYRLRDYDTAWLMGTMFRSWFFYSDAAIGQRIKSPVEFLIGAVRCLGGQASPIKLAEACDTLGQSLFFPPSVKGWDGGAEWIDPNALLLRQNLAYQLTRGNGPASHCDPATLAAEMNLEEDRRTAQFFLGLFLQSENHPAGEDITKTLREQRNRLRSPFRSDHAINGLLAREAAHLVMTLPEFQVT, translated from the coding sequence ATGTCCGATCCGCAAACCACGCTCGACCGCTTCCGTCCGCGAACGGCTTGGGCAGCGTATTATCCGAATGGTGGTAACCCGTGGGATAACACGAAGGTTGCTCATCTTCTCCGGCGAGCAACTTTCGGGGCCAATTCGGAACAACTTGAAAGTGGGATTGATTCACGACCGGCCACACTGGTTTCGCAACTCTTGCAAGGTGGTGCAGGGCAGTTTGAATTTGCGGCAGACATGCACTCGCTCGTTGAAACCGCAATCGCCTCCCACGAGGTGAAGCAACTTCAGGCGGCATGGGTGGTGCGAATGCTGTCTTCACCACACCCTCTGCAAGAACGACTCACGCTGTTTTGGCATGATCATTTTGCGACCTCACAAGCCAAGGTCGACAGTCTCCGGTTGATGCAACAACAGAACGAAACTCTTCGCCAACACGCCCTCGGTCATTTCAGTGACTTGCTCGCTGCGATGGTGCGAGACCCGGCAATGTTGATTTGGCTCGACTCCGACACCAACCGCAAGGGAAACCCGAATGAAAACCTCGCGAGAGAAGTGTTCGAGTTATTCAGTCTTGGCGTGGGCAATTACAGCGAACAAGATATCAAAGAAGCGGCCCGGGCGTTGACCGGATGGCGTGTCCAAGGCGAGAAGGCGATCTTCGATCCGTCCCAGCACGATACGGGTCCGAAAACGATTCTTGGGCAGACGGGGCGTTGGTCCGCAGGCGATGTTGTTCGAATCGCATTGCAGCAGCCCGCGTGTGCCCGGTTCCTGGTCCGGAAGGTTTTTCGCGAGTTTGTCAGCGAGACCGTAGAACTCCCGGAAGAACTTCTCAATCCCCTGGCCGACGAATACCGTCTCCGAGATTACGACACCGCCTGGCTGATGGGCACGATGTTCCGCAGTTGGTTCTTCTATTCCGATGCCGCCATCGGACAACGAATCAAAAGCCCGGTCGAGTTTCTGATCGGAGCGGTCCGCTGCCTGGGCGGCCAAGCCAGTCCGATAAAGCTAGCCGAAGCGTGTGACACACTCGGCCAAAGTCTGTTCTTTCCGCCGAGCGTCAAAGGATGGGACGGTGGAGCCGAATGGATCGATCCCAACGCATTGCTCTTGCGGCAGAATTTGGCCTACCAACTCACCCGCGGCAACGGCCCGGCTTCGCACTGCGATCCGGCGACTTTGGCAGCGGAAATGAATCTCGAGGAAGACCGGCGAACAGCACAGTTCTTTCTTGGTTTGTTCTTGCAGTCCGAAAATCATCCGGCGGGCGAGGACATCACAAAGACCTTGCGGGAACAACGAAACCGTTTGCGATCGCCGTTCCGTAGCGATCACGCCATCAACGGCTTGCTTGCTCGAGAGGCGGCACACTTAGTGATGACGCTCCCAGAGTTTCAAGTCACCTGA
- a CDS encoding DUF1559 domain-containing protein, producing MRRLSFQSSGSHRGFTLIELLVVIAIIAILIALLLPAVQQAREAARRTQCKNNVKQVVLAIHNFHDTHGKLPYATQDREPGDDGDTWTTGFIQILPFLESDAIAQRWDPEERRDSTVDNDGDGFTNSSLQQYKIPTLLCPTMTEPAGPLGGTEDRAECSYLFSAGTQDTSLLHYAAYYGGTVPAYNGAIVPFITDDPADPNRTRTKFRDIIDGLSNTFILGETDFAPQGVPSTSYGGVWAFGYIGYCWGTTHHHFNNHNNTSTVYGAFRSQHPGGAHFALADGSVRFFSESTPQDVLDAYATRAGREVISE from the coding sequence ATGCGTCGCCTCTCTTTTCAGTCCTCGGGTTCTCACCGAGGATTTACCCTGATCGAATTGCTCGTTGTGATTGCGATTATCGCAATTCTGATCGCCCTCTTGTTACCCGCTGTGCAACAAGCGCGTGAAGCTGCCCGTCGGACACAATGCAAGAACAACGTCAAGCAAGTCGTGCTTGCCATCCACAACTTCCACGACACCCATGGAAAACTGCCGTACGCCACACAGGACCGCGAACCTGGCGATGATGGCGACACCTGGACCACCGGGTTTATTCAAATTCTGCCGTTCTTGGAAAGCGACGCCATCGCTCAACGATGGGACCCCGAGGAGCGACGTGATAGCACGGTTGATAACGATGGCGATGGCTTCACAAATTCCTCGCTGCAACAATACAAAATCCCGACTCTCCTGTGCCCGACGATGACCGAACCGGCAGGACCGCTCGGTGGAACCGAAGACCGGGCCGAGTGCAGTTATCTTTTTAGCGCGGGAACGCAAGACACTTCACTCCTGCACTACGCCGCCTACTACGGTGGAACCGTTCCGGCGTACAACGGAGCCATTGTGCCATTCATTACTGATGATCCAGCCGACCCCAACCGCACACGAACCAAATTCCGCGACATCATCGATGGATTGTCGAACACCTTTATTCTGGGCGAAACCGATTTTGCTCCGCAGGGTGTTCCATCCACGAGTTACGGCGGTGTGTGGGCGTTCGGTTACATCGGTTACTGCTGGGGAACGACTCACCACCACTTTAACAACCACAACAACACGTCGACCGTGTACGGGGCCTTTCGAAGTCAACACCCAGGTGGGGCCCACTTCGCCTTAGCCGATGGGAGCGTGCGGTTCTTCTCGGAGTCCACACCACAGGACGTGCTCGATGCATATGCGACTCGAGCCGGTCGCGAGGTGATTTCCGAATGA
- a CDS encoding DUF1501 domain-containing protein — protein MSIFIRHAAKVEPQGARKFVMAGFNRREFIQASSGLAMGAALPMAFRRAAMAAEKSNRETVLVVIELTGGNDGLNTVVPYRDPIYKSARPNLKLSNRAVSKIDNQLAFHPSLKGFSELLEDSQLAIVQGVGYPNPNRSHFESMDIWHKATREKSERFGWLGRTTSLANAELSAMSVGDGESPLALFSPAGPATSVRSLDSYRLKTSKDRQAVMEKFANRKPASSNPLLSLVQNSTASAYQTARRLENIAKGAKSAEYPQTSLGRRLQLVGQLISAELPERVYYVSHGGFDTHASQLDIHGRLLQELGDAVRAFQNDLKDQGQADRVVTMTFSEFGRRVKENGSGGTDHGLASQMFFVGPKVKSGLVGEHPRLDDLTDGDLKHHTDFRSVYATVLDQWLGVDAKAVLGGTFETVPVFGDVQSRA, from the coding sequence ATGTCGATTTTCATTAGACATGCGGCGAAAGTCGAACCACAAGGAGCGAGGAAATTCGTCATGGCGGGATTCAATCGGCGAGAATTCATTCAAGCATCATCCGGGCTCGCGATGGGGGCCGCCTTGCCGATGGCATTTCGTCGGGCCGCAATGGCTGCGGAGAAGTCGAACCGCGAGACTGTCTTGGTGGTCATCGAGTTGACGGGGGGGAACGACGGTCTCAACACCGTCGTGCCGTATCGCGATCCGATCTACAAATCCGCTCGTCCCAATTTGAAACTTTCCAATCGGGCGGTTTCGAAAATCGACAATCAACTCGCATTCCATCCATCGCTAAAAGGGTTCTCGGAGTTGCTGGAGGATTCGCAACTGGCGATCGTGCAGGGGGTGGGCTACCCCAATCCGAATCGTTCGCACTTTGAATCCATGGATATTTGGCACAAAGCAACGCGTGAGAAATCCGAACGCTTTGGTTGGCTGGGGCGAACGACTTCACTCGCTAATGCCGAGTTGTCGGCGATGTCGGTGGGAGACGGTGAAAGTCCGTTGGCGTTGTTTTCTCCCGCGGGACCGGCGACTTCGGTACGGTCGCTGGACTCCTACCGTCTCAAGACCAGCAAAGACCGCCAAGCAGTGATGGAAAAATTCGCGAATCGGAAACCGGCGTCGTCGAATCCGTTGCTTTCGTTGGTTCAAAATTCGACTGCGTCGGCGTACCAGACGGCACGGCGACTGGAGAATATCGCAAAGGGGGCAAAGTCCGCTGAATATCCGCAAACCAGTCTCGGTCGACGATTACAACTCGTCGGTCAATTGATCTCAGCCGAACTACCGGAGCGAGTGTACTACGTCTCGCATGGCGGATTTGACACACACGCGAGCCAACTCGATATCCACGGGCGTTTGCTCCAGGAACTCGGTGATGCGGTGCGGGCCTTCCAGAATGATCTGAAAGACCAGGGCCAAGCCGATCGCGTCGTGACGATGACCTTCTCTGAATTCGGTCGCCGAGTAAAGGAAAACGGTTCCGGCGGGACCGATCACGGTTTGGCGTCGCAAATGTTCTTCGTCGGGCCAAAAGTAAAATCCGGTTTGGTCGGGGAACATCCCCGGCTGGATGACCTCACAGATGGCGACCTCAAACACCACACGGATTTTCGATCCGTCTACGCAACCGTGCTCGATCAGTGGCTCGGTGTGGATGCGAAAGCGGTGCTCGGCGGAACGTTCGAAACCGTGCCGGTCTTCGGTGACGTGCAGAGTCGAGCGTGA
- a CDS encoding GNAT family N-acetyltransferase, whose translation MRIRKYEDDDVTAILETWDNATRLAHPFLEEDFLEQERTNIPELYLPHAVTWVAEVEGEVVGFIALIGNEIGGLFVQPSHHRTGIGRALVDKVHATNGSLEVEVFCENSIGRRFYARYGFVEMAEKRHEPTGQKLLRLQYPIGPNVDSLDG comes from the coding sequence ATGCGAATTCGAAAATACGAAGATGACGATGTGACTGCCATTCTAGAAACATGGGACAATGCAACCCGACTCGCACACCCATTCTTGGAAGAAGACTTTCTGGAACAAGAACGAACGAACATTCCTGAGTTATATTTGCCCCACGCAGTGACTTGGGTGGCAGAAGTCGAAGGAGAGGTTGTCGGATTCATCGCACTCATCGGCAATGAGATCGGTGGACTCTTCGTGCAGCCTTCGCATCATAGAACAGGAATCGGGCGAGCACTCGTTGACAAAGTTCACGCTACGAATGGGTCACTTGAGGTCGAGGTCTTTTGTGAGAACTCTATCGGTCGTCGGTTCTATGCCAGGTATGGATTTGTGGAAATGGCTGAAAAACGTCATGAGCCAACGGGACAAAAGTTGCTCCGCCTACAATACCCAATCGGTCCCAATGTTGATTCCTTAGACGGGTGA